A single Anopheles funestus chromosome 2RL, idAnoFuneDA-416_04, whole genome shotgun sequence DNA region contains:
- the LOC125760837 gene encoding dual specificity protein kinase shkD, whose translation MKLILYALCGMLYALLQQPINASDVSMLADEEEKLGDRGPLLVDNYIPVTMQILHHCIEMIQYEPTMTPPPMDAEVEKNPTTTTKRPPTTTIASTLPSTTSAMKPSGDSTLTTAKPPAATLFPTSPHKPGYYGPEKPPPTVVTTTVKTITTSSTTTETPKVNESPTSASLLWSDKPFAEWFLQNKRRKVQQNAVLNVQFLDPLPLKVLQEFNREPYEPLALRPEDNANEFRRLYDDNYRGPISVLVLEKGTKKGGKKRVPPTKPYLHMLVLYDLLKREAKKNMYSIYEGYSEAILSELEKMNFSTAKDQLHYALTQLLERKDIEKSDVVSRAKQMITDLNTRNSQISMTLEVVPPLQFGL comes from the exons ATGAAGTTAATCCTGTACGCTTTGTGTGGAATGTTATACGCGTTGTTACAACAACCG ATAAATGCATCGGATGTTAGCATGTTAGCGGATGAGGAGGAAAAGTTAGGTGACCGTGGGCCACTACTGGTGGATAACTATATTCCTGTGACGATGCAAATTTTGCACCACTGTATCGAGATGATACAGTACGAACCAACGATGACACCACCACCGATGGATGCGGAAGTAGAGAAAAATCCCACAACAACCACCAAGCGTCCACCTACCACAACGATTGCTTCGACTTTACCGTCCACAACCTCCGCCATGAAGCCATCGGGAGATAGCACATTAACTACGGCTAAACCCCCAG CTGCAACACTATTTCCAACCAGTCCCCATAAACCGGGCTATTATGGACCGGAGAAACCTCCGCCAACGGTTGTGACAACAACGGTGAAAACCATCACAACCAGCAGTACGACCACTGAGACGCCAAAAGTGAACGAAAGTCCCACCAGCGCTAGTTTGCTTTGGAGTGACAAACCCTTTGCCGAATGGTTCTTGCAAAACAAACGCCGGAAGGTACAGCAGAATG CCGTGTTGAACGTACAGTTTCTCGATCCTTTACCGCTCAAGGTACTGCAGGAGTTTAACCGGGAACCGTATGAACCGCTTGCTCTGCGACCGGAAGATAATGCTAACGAGTTCCGCCGGCTGTATGATGATAATTACCGTGGACCAATCTCGGTGCTCGTGCTGGAAAAGGGCACCAAAAAGGGAGGCAAAAAGCGAGTACCTCCAACGAAACCCTACCTGCATATGCTCGTCCTGTATGATCTCTTGAAGCGTGaggcaaagaaaaatatgtacaGCATCTATGAG GGATACTCTGAAGCCATACTAAGCgaattggaaaaaatgaatttctCGACAGCAAAGGATCAACTACACTACGCCCTAACTCAACTGTTGGAACGCAAGGATATCGAAAAGTCGGACGTAGTTTCACGCGCGAAACAGATGATTACCG ACTTAAACACTCGCAATAGCCAGATATCGATGACGCTGGAAGTTGTGCCTCCGCTACAGTTTGGATTGTGA
- the LOC125764797 gene encoding uncharacterized protein LOC125764797, with the protein MSSSDSSEDELTDQLLAAVDTSFLSDKLYKTPPKVDDTEKRDAAVKSTPAPRASATQPVHQSNRYLSEEDSFFHSDLNVTSAVQKHVAEKLSKLINSVIEFDDSECNQSSTRVDRSIDEPGVRLLAGFAEVIDLSTDVEVRVNLKPKPIVRKKIDREQEVTDAEKIASSVCDPSTFPKEVQQWKGPRKRSIQYQYKKDKIGTLIEKSTPNEFTKARNANIWDESKIRKFKRCNPNEKRN; encoded by the exons ATGTCTAGTTCCGATAGCAGTGAAGATGAATTAACCGATCAACTACTGGCAGCGGTAGATACTTCATTTCTTAGCGATAAGCTTTACAAAACACCGCCAAAAGTGGACGACACCGAGAAACGAGATGCTGCTGTAAAATCAACTCCTGCTCCACGCG CTTCAGCGACACAACCTGTCCATCAATCGAATCGTTACCTTTCGGAAGAGGATTCGTTTTTCCACAGCGATCTCAACGTAACGTCTGCCGTACAAAAACATGTAGCCGAAAAGTTATCCAAGCTCATCAATTCAGTAATAGAATTTGACGATTCCGAATGTAATCAATCCTCAACACGAGTGGACAGATCGATCGATGAGCCCGGTGTACGACTTTTGGCAGGATTTGCGGAAGTTATAGATTTGAGTACAGATGTAGAAGTGCGAGTGAATTTGAAACCGAAACCAATCGTACGGAAAAAGATTGATCGTGAGCAGGAAGTAACGGATGCAGAGAAAATCGCTTCTTCCGTTTGCGATCCTAGTACTTTCCCGAAAGAGGTGCAGCAATGGAAAGGCCCACGAAAGCGGTCCATACAGTATCAGTACAAGAAAGACAAAATCGGTACTTTAATCGAAAAGTCCACTCCAAATGAGTTCACGAAAGCACGTAATGCAAATATTTGGGATGAAAGTAAGATACGGAAGTTCAAAAGGTGTAAcccaaacgaaaaaagaaactaa
- the LOC125764796 gene encoding integrator complex subunit 2 gives MNFAPVTCKAFSAMQNLDIAQLATCSQQEIRPLLPCLVRMSLLSPLDNTKGWTDARKQILSLLVGIEVVNNIVSLLQVNYHELEIDVKKEQQIRQKIGYTTQDSAQFHSLPNGIVMGFERADGTNKVRVVLSELFYLQAQINELATQASLQKSASNELTIRPSELFDNEIYLEEIADIICIALAELPSLLNLQEVVETLLYVRNGSKIVCWIVANMPDCFREVVTALITNSDEDTTDGRVKLAALYELSEMNPSQALSMRTICVETVKMPSLMIKLSLQDPQNLVAFVSGLLLGNDQNIRSSFALYIRTSQKRKGDVLHQLREEFLKQLMNINLQSVNGTLLEELVVQATAIVRLYCALRTISGIKFFDEEIQLLVQLITSKPPPTPAGIRFVSLGLCMFIACSSLITHQSHEAKMIEWIQWLIKEEAYFESVSEVSASFGEMLLLLAIHFHSNQMLHITELVCSTLGMKFTLRPNTITRIKLIFTQEIFTEQVVAAHAVKVPVTLNLNATIPGYLPVHCIHQLLKSRAFSKHKVPIKSWIYRQVCNSVTPMHPVLPALVEVYVSSIILPNQKGLQEQHTHKALSEQEIAQVFQNASGLWNKEQMGKVKPMNQTGLDRLTKEHAHHQPMEVDDSGNRQPNLTPQLLLLYYLLLYEDVRLSSMPQIIASGRQVKSYSNEFMSELPIKYLLQQAQRNQHEYSALFSPLLRLLVTHFPHLSLVDDWIDEESIAFNDSSTAASINELTIIEAFEDIDQNPARVIKLLRRMMRKSPTALWPLAPTFIRYFKHTLNHTVPLLLQELYRQVWMRLNTIFPRRLWVMSINALMPADRVTKNFTLTQEKILFDPLQVLRCDKRVFRCASALSIVLRILQAILAASRSQLSRHMLDKPLIDIGNQVKTDNDREELKLALIATQESVGVQIILEACLENETDCSEPGRQWALREVRGVICSYIHQMFIAEPSLAKLVHFQGYPRELLAITVRGIPSMHICLDFIAELLSMAEMEKQIFAIDLASHLSLQYALPRSLSIARLCINTLMTLLGVLSGDTRIEMFRAVLPCIVRFAEAFPPLLDECILYLLHLGRIVQSQAALGRSTSLPSLYVGQNCKRRSQSGQLQHAESLVDEVRETFAKLLDAAVLSPKIYSHSETHTGN, from the exons ATGAATTTCGCACCGGTAACTTGTAAAGCGTTTAGCGCTATGCAAAACCTCGACATAGCGCAGTTGGCCACCTGCAGTCAGCAAGAAATCAGACCACTGCTTCCGTGTCTGGTACGGATGAGTTTGCTGTCGCCGCTGGATAACACCAAGGGATGGACCGATGCACGGAAACAGATTCTTTCTCTGCTGGTTGGAATCGAGGTGGTGAACAACATTGTTTCTCTGCTGCAAGTCAATTACCATGAGCTAGAGATCGATGTAAAAAAGGAACAGCAGATTAG GCAAAAGATTGGATACACAACACAGGACTCGGCACAGTTTCACAGCCTACCGAATGGCATTGTGATGGGGTTTGAGCGAGCGGATGGCACGAATAAAGTGCGCGTAGTTCTATCGGAACTGTTTTACCTTCAGGCCCAGATTAACGAGCTGGCCACGCAAGCATCGCTACAGAAATCAGCCTCAAACGAGCTTACCATACGCCCGTCCGAGCTATTTGACAATGAAATATATCTGGAGGAAATAGCAGATATCATCTGCATCGCACTGGCAGAGCTTCCTTCCCTGTTAAATTTGCAGGAGGTAGTCGAAACGTTACTGTACGTTCGCAACGGTTCGAAGATTGTGTGCTGGATCGTAGCTAACATGCCGGACTGCTTTCGTGAAGTCGTTACCGCTCTAATTACAAACAGTGATGAAGATACAACGGATGGCCGGGTGAAGCTTGCGGCATTGTACGAACTGAGCGAAATGAACCCCAGCCAGGCACTTTCGATGCGTACAATCTGTGTGGAAACGGTAAAGATGCCCTCACTGATGATTAAACTGAGCCTGCAGGATCCACAGAACCTGGTGGCATTTGTATCCGGACTACTGCTCGGCAATGATCAAAATATTCGCTCCAGTTTTGCCCTATATATCCGCACAAGTCAGAAGCGTAAAGGAGACGTGCTGCATCAGCTGCGGGAAGAGTTTCTAAAGCAGCTGATGAACATCAACTTGCAGTCCGTCAATGGTACGCTGCTCGAAGAGCTCGTAGTACAGGCTACTGCCATCGTACGTCTTTACTGCGCCCTGAGGACCATATCGGGTATCAAGTTTTTCGACGAGGAAATACAACTGTTAGTGCAGCTGATCACCTCCAAACCACCGCCGACACCGGCTGGAatacgttttgtttcgttgggTCTTTGCATGTTTATTGCATGCTCCTCGCTCATTACACATCAGTCGCACGAAGCGAAGATGATAGAATGGATACAGTGGCTCATTAAGGAGGAAGCATACTTCGAAAGTGTGAGCGAAGTTTCAGCGTCATTCGGCgaaatgttgctgctgttggccaTTCACTTCCACAGCAACCAGATGCTGCACATCACCGAGCTGGTCTGTTCCACGCTGGGAATGAAATTTACGCTACGACCAAATACGATCACGCGCATTAAGCTGATCTTCACGCAGGAAATCTTTACCGAGCAGGTCGTAGCAGCCCATGCTGTCAAGGTACCTGTAACGCTGAACCTCAATGCGACCATACCGGGCTATCTGCCGGTGCATTGTATCCACCAGCTGCTGAAATCGCGAGCCTTCTCCAAGCATAAGGTTCCGATCAAGAGTTGGATATACAGACAGGTTTGTAATTCGGTCACTCCGATGCATCCAGTACTGCCTGCATTGGTAGAAGTGTACGTCAGTTCCATTATATTGCCAAATCAGAAAGGTTTGCAGGAACAGCACACCCATAAGGCACTTTCCGAGCAGGAAATAGCACAGGTGTTTCAAAATGCTTCCGGACTGTGGAACAAGGAACAGATGGGCAAAGTGAAACCAATGAACCAGACAGGTTTGGATCGATTAACTAAAGAGCATGCACATCATCAACCGATGGAAGTGGACGATTCTGGTAATCGGCAGCCCAATCTTACTCCCCAATTGCTGCTACTATACTATCTGCTACTCTATGAGGATGTTCGGTTGAGCAGCATGCCACAAATCATTGCCAGCGGTCGACAGGTGAAGAGCTACAGCAACGAGTTTATGTCCGAGCTGCCGATAAAGTATCTGTTGCAACAGGCGCAGAGAAATCAGCACGAATACAGTGCACTGTTTAGTCCACTGTTGCGCCTGTTGGTGACTCATTTTCCGCACCTTTCGCTGGTGGACGATTGGATTGATGAAGAGTCCATCGCGTTCAACGATAGTTCTACTGCTGCCAGCATCAACGAGCTTACGATCATAGAAGCGTTCGAAGATATCGATCAAAATCCCGCTCGAGTAATCAAACTGTTGCGCAGAATGATGCGTAAGTCGCCTACAGCCCTGTGGCCACTAGCACCAACCTTCATACGATATTTCAAGCATACACTCAACCACACGGTACCATTGCTTCTGCAAGAACTGTATCGGCAGGTATGGATGCGGTTAAACACGATCTTCCCCCGACGACTTTGGGTTATGTCGATCAACGCTCTGATGCCAGCAGATAGAGTAacgaaaaattttacacttaCCCAGGAGAAGATTTTGTTCGATCCGCTGCAGGTACTGCGATGCGACAAACGAGTCTTCCGCTGTGCCAGTGCTCTTTCGATTGTGCTGCGTATCTTGCAAGCGATACTGGCTGCTTCCAGAAGCCAACTATCGCGCCACATGCTCGACAAACCGCTGATCGACATTGGGAATCAGGTAAAAACGGACAACGATCGTGAGGAGCTAAAGCTGGCACTGATCGCTACGCAGGAAAGCGTTGGAGTGCAGATTATACTTGAAGCGTGTCTCGAGAATGAAACGGATTGCTCCGAACCGGGTCGTCAGTGGGCCCTCCGGGAAGTCCGCGGTGTGATTTGTTCGTACATCCACCAGATGTTCATAGCGGAACCCTCGCTGGCGAAACTGGTCCACTTTCAAGGATATCCGCGCGAACTGCTAGCAATAACGGTGCGCGGTATACCGTCGATGCACATCTGTTTGGACTTCATTGCGGAGCTTTTAAGCATGGCCgaaatggaaaagcaaatatttgcGATAGACCTTGCGTCACACCTTTCGCTGCAGTATGCATTGCCGCGATCGCTTAGTATAGCGAGGCTATGCATTAACACGCTCATGACGTTGCTGGGAG TGCTTTCCGGTGATACTCGCATCGAAATGTTCCGTGCCGTACTGCCTTGCATCGTACGCTTTGCTGAAGCGTTTCCGCCTTTGCTGGACGAGTGTATACTGTATCTGCTGCATCTCGGGCGTATAGTACAATCCCAAGCGGCCCTTGGTCGTTCCACATCACTTCCTTCCTTGTACGTTGGGCAGAATTGCAAGCGGCGTTCACAGAGCGGACAACTGCAGCACGCTGAAAGCTTAGTTGATGAGGTGCGGGAAACTTTCGCGAAACTGTTAGATGCAGCCGTATTAAGTCCTAAGATATATTCACACTCGGAAACGCACACGGGAAATTAG
- the LOC125760838 gene encoding uncharacterized protein LOC125760838: protein MASGCILVTVLAVLSLFSLVMSKPFLGDLLARAISSSSTPDDPQSHITDFRMMTKMDKKADKLQLIDVNKNQTSKMANRTEEEQPIEIDTESSISTTPASTLWQRWNRTDFLARIIDDILKPAQERITLVFQTLVPKDGGADLSREKQVSTNDTRTDLQLNSTKDDAFDELSADLDHLQQESEPALNETTTLLGQFQARRNVLRRRVAKALSSITGLLILAANTRKEGNARSTRSIETSPDGHGYWTGERHGPIYLAPNEITRYNDRIETVVEAEDNDEARPRRNAESIGIFILEVVGSMAGFSWGIFKQVQSFFWYAIS, encoded by the exons ATGGCTTCTGGGTGCATCCTCGTGACAGTGCTGGCTGTTTTATCATTG TTCTCGCTTGTGATGAGTAAACCATTCCTGGGAGATCTACTGGCACGTGCGATATCTTCGTCTTCTACACCCGACGATCCACAGTCGCATATAACCGATTTTCGTATGATGACGAAAATGGACAAAAAGGCTGATAAATTGCAATTGATCGATGTGAACAAGAACCAAACATCGAAAATGGCAAATCGTACGGAAGAAGAACAACCGATAGAAATCGACACCGAAAGCTCGATCTCCACTACTCCAGCGAGCACACTTTGGCAACGGTGGAACAGAACCGACTTTTTGGCTCGTATCATAGACGACATTTTGAAACCAGCACAAGAACGTATTACCCTAGTGTTTCAAACGTTAGTTCCCAAAGATGGGGGAGCAGATTTGTCAAGAGAAAAACAAGTTTCAACAAACGACACGCGGACAGATCTTCAGTTAAACTCTACCAAGGACGATGCATTCGATGAACTCAGCGCAGACCTGGATCATCTGCAGCAAGAAAGTGAACCGGCTTTGAACGAAACCACCACCCTGTTGGGACAGTTCCAAGCGCGACGAAATGTGCTGAGACGCCGTGTAGCAAAAGCACTATCATCCATTACGGGGCTATTGATATTGGCGGCGAACACGCGCAAAGAAGGGAACGCACGCAGTACTCGATCGATAGAAACGTCTCCCGATGGGCACGGCTACTGGACAGGTGAACGACACGGACCGATATATCTGGCACCGAATGAAATTACACGGTACAACGATCGTATCGAGACGGTTGTTGAGGCAGAAGACAACGATGAAGCGAGACCCCGACGGAACGCGGAATCGATCGGTATATTTATACTGGAAGTGGTCGGATCAATGGCAGGATTTTCGTGGGGCATATTTAAACAGGTTCAATCTTTCTTTTGGTATGCAATAAGCTAA